Genomic segment of Triticum aestivum cultivar Chinese Spring chromosome 6A, IWGSC CS RefSeq v2.1, whole genome shotgun sequence:
GTGATTggctcttcctctgctgccacatgTGACCTATCTGAATCAGGTCCAAACATCAAGTTCCAAAATTCAGCCCCTGGTCCAGTCCTTCCTCCATTGTCATATAGAGTTCCTCTTCCACCATTTCCTCTTCCAGTTCCTCCTGTTGCACCTCCTCCTCTTGTCCTTCCATTTCCTGCAAGCATGACAATTGAGAAAATTAGAACTGATAACAAATGACAACAATTTCATTCTTGCCGACTTGTAGATTTAAACAAAAATTACACCTCTTGTAGCATTTCCCCTCCCACCTCCTGTAGCATTTCTCCTCCCACCTCCTGTAGCATTTCCTCTACCACCTCCTCTAGCTTGCCTCTTCCTGCCTCCTGTATTATCACTTGTTTGGTGGCTGGATTGAGGCACATCCTCCGGAATATCTTCAGTAACACCCCTCCTCCTATCTCTTCCACTTGCCATAGCAGTTGTCACTCTTGGTGGAGGAATGCTAGCTCTGGCTTGTGTAACAAATGAAGATTCAGGAAGAGGACCATGGTCCATGACTGGTTGATATGACATCCTCTCCTGTATATTGCAAACAATGTTTGAGGGTAGAGTTGAATATAAAGAGGCCTCAAATATAAACATAGCAGGTTCATAAGTTTACCATTTGCTGCATGAGGTAAACCATTGATCCTGGTGTTTGAGATGGATCCATAGATGGATGAACTGTGTGTGGCATGATGTTCTGCAAATATAACAATTAGCAATTGCGCAATTGATAAACTTTTGTCACCATATGTAGCAGGACATATTTAACTTACTGAAATTATGGATGGATCATCAAACTCCTCTTCTGAATCATCATCTGTAACTACTGGGGCCTCTCTATTTGTTTCTGCCCACTTTTTATGACCTTTCTTATTGTGATTTGCTGCTCCACAAACAGAACAGTGCATGGTTACACCATGTTTAGTTAGTTTCTTGCCCCCTTCCTTGTCAAGCTTCTCTTCTGGATCTTTCTTTCTATTTCTCCTTGGTCTACCCATCACCTTGGTGTACACAGGTGGGTACACGTCCACTCCTTCCATATTTGTCCAATGCTCTTGGTCTCTCATGGGCTTGATATTGAAACTATAAGCTTTTTTGTAAGTAGCTACTGAGTAGCATTCGTGCACCAGGCTCTCGGGATCTATCCTCTCCTCTCTAGCACAAGCTATGGCATGATGACATGGAATCCCAGACAGCTCCCATCTTTTGCAGTCACAACTCTCACAGTTCAAATCAACAATGTATGAATGGTTCATTGATGACACCTTGAAAACTTTCTGACCAGCCGCTTGAACCATGCAGAAAGCAGCCCATTCAGTAAATTTGTCAAGCTTCTTCTGTATTTTTGGGCACAGTCTTTTACCCCATTTTCTATCAGTGGCCACCTCCTTCTGCTTGTTGTACATCCTTTAGGCTTGCCAGAAACCACTCCCAACTGCTAGTTGACTCCACTTCCACAATGCCAAATGCTATGGGGAAGATACAGTCATTTGGGTCAATACCTACAACTGTGAGTAGATTTCCTTTATATCTGGTCTTTAAGTGACATCCATCAATAAAAATTATTGGCCTGCAACCATTAAGCCATCCTCTCTTGCATGCATCCAATGACCAATACAATGTGGAGAAGTGCTCTTTTATCTCTTTTGTCTTCTCATCTTCTATTTCCTTTGTACATAGGAAAAACTTGCTACCAGGATTGCTTTTCCTTAACTCCTCTCCATAATCCCACAACTGCATGTACTGGTTATCATCGTCCCCCCTTATCTCCTTCACCGAGGATCTTCTAGCTCTTCCCAATTTGCTCCTGGTTGGTATGAGGTTGTACTCTGTTTGCACCTTCTCTGAAAATTTCTTCAATGGCATCTTCTCATTGTCCCTGAACTCGTCTTTGAATTTTCTGGTGAGAAACGGAGCTGTCAATCCCTTGAGATTCCAGGCTTTAGTACAAGTGTGCTCGTCACAGTACTTTTTAATAACAAAACTGGATGTTCTGTTGTCCTTGCTTGCCATGAGATACCACGGGCACTCACCACTGCACACAGCTATTATTTTCTTGGATGTGTTCCTTGTCTTCTTCACTTGAACTCTATTTCTAATGCTATACGATGTAATAGCATGTCTCAGCTCCTGCACATTACCAAAAACCTGTCCAAGCTTGAAAATAGGGTTATTCAAATCAGTTTCTGGATTAAATCCCTTGAAGTGGTACTTCAACTTCTCCCTTTGTTCATTGGACAAATGTAAGTGTGAATCATCTAGAGCATCCTCTGCTAACTCTGCTTCATAGTCACAAGCTGTGTCCTTCTCTCTATGATCATCCACTTCTTTGTCAACATTTTTTACATAGAGATCGTCATCCCCATCTTCTATGTCATAGTCACTATCATAGAAATCCTCATCTGTCTCTGATTCAGCTGCATTTACTCCATCTTGTTCCTCCAATTCTTCATCAGCACAACCTGAGGATGAACCTTCCCCAAATAACCTCCTAGACCTCCTCTTATTTGGCACACTTCTCTCCTCGGGACAGCTATATTGCTCTTTTCCCTTGCTTTCTTTTCCTGGAGTAATGACCTTTGAAAGTACAGGAACTCCATCAAGTAAAATATCATCTCTGAGAGCACTGTCAAGTCTCTCTCCATGGTCTACAATCAATAACAAGTTCTTGTGCTCTGTAGTTGCTGCTATCATTGCAAGGATATCTGCATCACATGTCAAATTTCTTAGCCCATCAACCAATGTCTTTCCAGGTTGACACCAGTACACATCAAGCTTCAAACAATCTCTGTCATAACCTAGCTGCTGCAAAAAGTCATCAATCCATAACAAGGACCATGTATCACTCTCACAGTTGTCAAACCATGCAACTTCATAATCCATGTAGGTGTTGTTGTTGTCAGTTCCACAAAAGAAACCTTTGTGATGTATCTCAACCGAGAAAAGACCATCAAAAGCATCTGAAATTAAAATTCAGTTGAGGAGCTGTAAGATAATTTTAGTTAAGAATAATACATTTTCAACAGTATGCAACACTTCATAATACAGTACAAATAGTTCACTCAAACTAAATTCAGTTTGAGTGGAGTTCAAAAAAAAAATGCAGCAATGTTGTTTGGGTACTTGCCAGCAATGTTGATCTCCTACTACATTAATTCTATAATTTTATTTCCAACAGTATGCAGCACTGCTGGCCTGCATTTGTTCAAAAATTCAGTTCAACTACTATCCACATGTTCAGTTAAGGTACTGTAGAAAGATTCAGATAGAGCTACTGTCAAAATATTCAGAGAACCCACTGTCCAAAATTTCAGCAAACGTACTTTCTTTTTCAGATAACCTAATCCTTCTAACACAAGCAAATATTAAGTAATGTTGATATGCCCTCACTTCAGATTCTTCTTCGTCACCAAAATTAGCCAAATAAAGACACTTCTTACCCGACCAAACCTTCTCATATAAAACCCAGTTTGAAAAGCCTGCAAGTCATTGCGCATAGGGGTTTTAACTGATAATCATCTACAAAGCATCAGTGCACACCAGAAACTTAGAAATTGCAGGCTTTTAACAGAAGGCGAAATCAATCTTAACCCTACCGCGAACAGGGGAAAGCTGGGTCGAGAAAGGCGAGGCGGTTCTCACCATAAGGAGGGGCTGCATCTCCAGGAGCACGCCGGCGGGGCTCCGCCATCCTCGCCGGCGACGATCAATGCGATCGCCACGATCCACGGGGGCGGCGCCTTCCCACAATCAGAAGGGAGAGACAGAGGAGGAGGAGCGCTCGAGGCAGACGAACAAGCATGTACTGATTTGCCAGATGCAATGATACAGGAGGTGATATGGAAAAAGTTGTGCGGGGTTCCCTGTCCCGCCGAGCCAGGAGCTTTTCTGAGCGGGAAACATTAGTCCAAGGGTTATTTCGGAAAAAGGCCAACGGCGGCACGGGCACACGCCTCTCCAGTGGCTGACAAGGGGCCCCACGCCACGCTGTCAAGCCCAGTCAGCAGCAAATCCGTAGACAAACGTGTTTGGCACCGTATTTGAACCAAATTGCCAAGTTTTAGCACTCATTACGTATATTTTACAAGTTGAGGCACCAAAGTGAACATCCGGGGCAAGT
This window contains:
- the LOC123131383 gene encoding uncharacterized protein, which produces MAEPRRRAPGDAAPPYDAFDGLFSVEIHHKGFFCGTDNNNTYMDYEVAWFDNCESDTWSLLWIDDFLQQLGYDRDCLKLDVYWCQPGKTLVDGLRNLTCDADILAMIAATTEHKNLLLIVDHGERLDSALRDDILLDGVPVLSKVITPGKESKGKEQYSCPEERSVPNKRRSRRLFGEGSSSGCADEELEEQDGVNAAESETDEDFYDSDYDIEDGDDDLYVKNVDKEVDDHREKDTACDYEAELAEDALDDSHLHLSNEQREKLKYHFKGFNPETDLNNPIFKLGQVFGNVQELRHAITSYSIRNRVQVKKTRNTSKKIIAVCSGECPWYLMASKDNRTSSFVIKKYCDEHTCTKAWNLKGLTAPFLTRKFKDEFRDNEKMPLKKFSEKVQTEYNLIPTRSKLGRARRSSVKEIRGDDDNQYMQLWDYGEELRKSNPGSKFFLCTKEIEDEKTKEIKEHFSTLYWSLDACKRGWLNGCRPIIFIDGCHLKTRYKGNLLTVVGIDPNDCIFPIAFGIVEVESTSSWEWFLASLKDVQQAEGGGH